A window of Roseiflexus castenholzii DSM 13941 genomic DNA:
CCGGTCACGTTCTGCGGCAATAGCGTCGAGCAGCGCATCACTCGATAGCAGCGACGCCAGCAAGCGCCGTTCGTGATCGGGAAAGTCGATCCAGTCGGCAGGGAGCCTGGCGCGCTGCACGGCTGCGGGAATGTACGGATCGCAGGGCGCGGGGCGCGGCGGTGTGAGGGGAAAACGTTGCACCGGCACGCTATCGACGACGTCGGGGCCTGTGCGATAGTATGGAGCCGGCGGACTGAACGAATCGCGCCCGTCGGTCGTCCAAACCTCGACCGGCGCGCCGAGCGCGTGGATCGCCGCAGCCAGTTGGCGCGCCTGCGTCTCGGCGCCGCCTGCCGTATCGGGACCAAACCAGGGTACAACGATGGTCATGATGTCGGACATAGCACTATTGAATGAGAGCCGACTTACAGCGCCGCCCGCGCACCGAGGCTGTTGCCGGGCAGTCATCCACGACTTAAGTCAATTATCCGCGCTATCCTACATGCCATCCAGGAGCGCCTGCCACGAGTCGGTTTCGCCCCCTGCCCCTGATCTCCCTGCTTTAAGGGCAGACAGAACATCCGAGCGAACACCGGCACTCCCACCGTGGGACTCCCACCGTGGAACGTCCGCGCGTGGCGCCGGTCTTCCCTCTCCCGCGCGGGAGAGGGGCAGGGTATGAGGGGCGTGCTGTCCGCCCTTGAACGCTCCCCGCAGGCGAAGAGCATCAACGGCGCTCCCTCGCGGGAAAGAGGCGACATCCGGCGTGACAACACGGGGAATGCTCACAGTCCACTACCTGCGAACTGCCGGGCGAGAAGCGCGGAACGCAGCGATCTCAGCGCGCGAGGCGGCATCAACGCGGATCAACGCACGCAACGCAGCGGTCAACGCTTCATTGGCGGCGTTCTGCTGCTCAACGATAGGATTGATCAGCCAGCGCAGGTATTGGCGCACTACCCGGTTGTGCAGTGCGATCACCTTTTCGGCGACAGTGCGCCCGGTAAGAGTCCAGTGGGCTGTGACGGTTTGCCGCGATTGTGCGTGATTCAGCGCATCGAGCAATTCCAGTTCGATAAAGCGCGCGGGAGGCTCCGAAGCCGCGCGTTCGCGCACCTGCGCCATGAGATCGGCATGGTTTGGCGCACTCGCAGGATCGATCTCAGCAGCAGAATGCTCCTCCGGGGCGCGCTCATTGGCGCCATTGTCGCCCTGTGTCTCGTTCCCTTTGTTGCGTGTCTGCGTCTCGGTTTCCTGCTGCTCTGCCACCTGATGCGCCAGTTCCTGGTAGGCCTCCGCCAGCAGGCGCAGGGTGCGTGCAGCGGCATCGTTGAACGCATTCTGCTGCTCGACGATTGGATTAATGTACCAGCGCAGGTAGCGCCGCACGATTTTGTTGATCAGCGCCATCACCTTCTGCGGTAGGGTGCGCCCGATGAGGGGCCAGTGCGCGCTGACCACCCGTGTGATTTCGAGGTCGTCGAGGCTGCGTTGCAAGGCGCGATGGAGCGTGTCGTCGCCAATCTGCCGGCGAGCTTCGTGCTGCGCGCGCACCGCAGCGCGCAGTTGTTCGAGGATGGCGGCGACGTCGGGTGCGCCATCGACAGGTTGTGGTCGATTATCGGTCATGGGCTGTCGAACGTGTGAATTTCAATATTCAACTGCTGCACACAAACCGGCATCCGTTCGACACACTGAAGCAGCGTATCGGTCAAAACGCGCGGCGGCGGTCGAACGGCAGAGAAGAACAGGTGACTTGTGCAGCGACTGTCGCTTGCGCCAAAACCCGGGGCGATCGGCTGAACCATCGGCGCAGCGCTCAGCGCATCGACCCACAGGCGTTCGAGTCGCGCCGAACAGGCGACGCACCAGGCTTCCTCGAGGTGGCTATGGGTGCGCAGATAGTCGATATGCCAGTGCGGGCGCACCTTATCTTTCCGAGCATGGTACGCCAGACGCGCCGGTAATCCGCCTGGTCCAAAGGCGCTGCCAACATAGAGATAATACCCGGCAGGAAAGTCCAGCGCGCCGAGTTTACCGACGGGCAACCCTGCGATATCGCGGTCAAGCCGCAGAATGAGCAGGTAGGTCCCTTTCACGATCTCCCTCTCATCCCCATGCCTTTTGCAGAGGTGCGCGCGAGAGCGCAATGCGCAAAGATCCAGCGTATGATACCAATGACCGGTGACCATCCGGCATTGTCACCCCGAGCAGCGCGAGGGGTCGTGCGCGACCCGCGCCGATTCCTCGCTGCGTTTACCCTGAGCGAAGCGAAGGGCTCGGAATGACCAGTATGCGGCATCGTCAATCGTAAGGGGGCGTGCGCGACCCGCGCCGATTCCTCGCTGCGTTTACCCTGAGCGAAGCGAAGGGCTCGGAATGACCCGCATGCGGCATCGTCAAGCGTCATTGGTATCACCTCTCGCCTCTCGCCTCTCACCTCTCGCCTCTCACCTCTCACCTCTCGCCTCTCATACCAATTCCCTGTGACCATCCGGCATGGTCACCCCGAGCAAAGCGAGGGGTCGTGCGCGACCCGCGCAGATTCCTCGCTGCGTTTACCCTGAGCGAAGCGAAGGGCTCGGAATGACCAGCATGCGGCATCTTCAATCGTAATTGGTATGAACCATCTCAACAGCGACTCGTTCTCTTTATGTCACAGTTCCTGCCGCTAAACTGCTATTGTCGCCCACTCATCGTACCGCGCGTCCAGCGTCGCCTGAACTTCGACCATCTCGATGCCCAGCGATGTTACGCGCGGGACGTCACCTGTGGCGCTGGCGGCGTTCAGCGCTGCTGCGAGATCGCGGAGTTGCGCTTCGAGACCGGCAATTTCCTCTTCCAGCGCCGCCAGGCGACGTTGCCGCCGACGTTCTTCACGCTCCGGCTCACGATTAAACGCCCGTGTATCGTTTGCAGACGAAGCAGGACGCGACTCGCGCGCCGTCTCACGCTTCTGCACACTGTTCGCCGGCCGTGCGTTTGTGGCGGGTGCAGCGTCTCGCGTGGCGCTATAGTCGGAATATGCGCCATCAAATACCTCAATGACGCCATCGCGCACCATCCAGATCGTATCGGCGACGGCATCGACAAAGTAGCGGTCGTGCGACACGAAGAGTACCGTGCCATCGTATTCATTCAGCACCGTCTCGAGCGCCTCGCGCGCATCGATGTCGAGATGGTTCGTCGGTTCGTCGAGCACCAGAAAAT
This region includes:
- a CDS encoding GIY-YIG nuclease family protein, encoding MKGTYLLILRLDRDIAGLPVGKLGALDFPAGYYLYVGSAFGPGGLPARLAYHARKDKVRPHWHIDYLRTHSHLEEAWCVACSARLERLWVDALSAAPMVQPIAPGFGASDSRCTSHLFFSAVRPPPRVLTDTLLQCVERMPVCVQQLNIEIHTFDSP